The Cryptomeria japonica chromosome 9, Sugi_1.0, whole genome shotgun sequence DNA segment ATGAGAGGGGGgcaggtgaatcatacaaacttaatcttccataaaaataacagattcaacctcggtaacatatacttcagtaatataaccaaaactgctaaacatgcaaactcaaaagcatataaacatcataacactcataacaccagatttaacgtggaaacccaaatagggaaaaaccactgtgggattttggatccactaagaaatatactcttctagagtatgcttggttaaaagcaaatcctattaaagattacaaatacattgctagatgtgacctggttaagggatttccctcagatctattaggatcttcaccttgttagaagtgatcttgttaaaggatttcaaacactcaatcagaatgtcaccttgctagagggttttacaaataaaactattaagtccactcggttaagagattttctgtcactttacaaaataacaataataaaaatctatctgcaacttcacatctaaaatgctaaagtagattcttatttgttcaatacaataggacttatcttgtccatctgctgggctctatactctattattcaaacaggtcttcaagcttctgtgctcggtttAATAGAAATATGAAATAATCTCATATACTACTTATAGACCAAATAATCCAACATCATTAATCTAAAAACAAAGCTCTTAATAATAGATTACCTATTACTAATATATGAATATAGTTTTAAGGGTAAAGCACAAAATTATGTCATGTTTCatgccaacttatcagcacaagtgaatttaagtaattctaactaaaaattaattttagtcaaacatatggtctataaagATGCATTATAGCTATTTTAtacatgggccacaacttttccaattggaattgtctactaaatgtatattttataccactttgggtctaattaccaaaaaaaaaaatatttttaaaaatatcgaTTACAAATCCTACTCATATAAATAATATTCTTTTTGAATTGTAAAAATACcgttttatagatctataagtgaattttccaaaatatatatcttttaatattttaattagtttttatattttatattttatattttatttttattgaaagtaggtcattaacactaaaatataaggttgattatcttgtaaaggaaaaatacttaaatttatttaagcattttgaaaaaaataaatgcactggagagtctatgtcaagatgatatttaacccttttctaatttggataaataattaataaaaaaggtgatgccaaatggaaagagttatgtTTTAGTAcacaatttttcaaatttattgaaaaatatatatgcataaaaaatagttaaaaatatatttttgcactaaattGTCAAGTTATCaacatacacaaaaaaattgaacagaaaaaggtaaaatttactatattaaGTGTGATGCCTTGTGTAACTTTAATTTTAGTATTTTATCAAAAACTAAATTacagtgtttactttataagaggTATATTCAAatactttttaaaatttttaaaaatattacaaacataaaatacacaaaaaaatatacattttattagtttacatcatttcaaaattcaaaacatatattttttatattcactatcatggtatatatttcactttctattgattcaatttaaaaagttgaatcaacattgcccatttcctttataaaagtgtgacacaattttgtgcttttaccctttattctttttttttttcctacaTAGAAATATATTCTCCTTTTATTAAACATTATCAATAGTGAAGAGTTATAATCCCAAGAATAGTCGATATCATAATTGAAACCTCAACAAAGATGATCATTTCCATTAAACTTAAATTTAAAACTCCAAGCAAAATAAATATAATGAATTTTGTTGCAATACATAATATATTGAAATACATATTATATTCTTTTACATTATTATTAGAAGATTGTAACAATAGCCAACATTATAATTGACTCTATATAGATTGAAAAAAAAGGTCTGACAAattagatttaaaattcaaaacaaaaaaagattgtattctattttattctaATACACCTTGTATTGAATTGCAATTAGACTCTccttatataataaaaatattaaataatctaAAATACTATAATATGAATTATGAAATAATCTCATATACTACCTATAAATTAAAACACTCAACATATATTTACTTAAATACAAATCTCTTACCTATTATTAATAGATGAACAAACCCGCTTTTTGTTCTTCCTCTATTTTCCTACATAGAAATATACATTATTCTCCCCTAACCATTATTAGTAAAAATTATAGTTCGAAGAAGTTGACATCCTAGTATTATTCATGGATGGCTTAAATCACatacactaagctttgacttctaagcttaaaagtgttaaacactcagaattgactgacattttatagacttaatatgttgcttcaTATGTGTAGCATTATTCATGAATCAtatcaatatttataattaaaattgaatatacgattaaatttttttatcaaaattaaatttaaaataaaaactaaataaatatattaaattttattataatagACCTTATATTGCtacataataaaaatataaaaataatcctAATACTATTAACAATCTataaatcaaatcattcaacagcATTAACGTGAAGGCATATCTCTTACCTATTACTAATAAAGGAATAAATCTATTGTTTATTCTTCTTTTATTTCCTTACATAGAAATCCACTTTCTTCTCCCCTCCTTAATCATGACCACTAGCCACGAATTATAGTTCCGAAAAGAAGTCGACGACATAGTTGAAACATCGACAAATATGATATCGTCCCTTGTACGTCATCAAATAGAGAGCTGCTTCTGAACGTCATGAATGGCCTGAGCCGAGAGCCTGAGCTGCTGGGTCTCCTCCTCAGTCAAGTGAAAGTTAACAGCACTAAGAACCCCTCTTCTTCCAATCAACGAAGGCAGGCTAAGAAAAACCTCATCTTCAATCCCATGAAACCCCTTGGCCAAAACGGACACCGGATGTATTCTCCTCTGGTTACGCAGCAAACTTTTCACCAAGTTAGCAGCAGAATAGCCAATGGCCCAACAAGTATACCCCTTGAGCTCGATAACCTCATAAGCACTATCAACAACAGCCCGATGAATAGCCTCCAACTGGTGCTTCTCATAAGGGATCTCCTGCTTATTCAGAAACCCAAGCACCGGCATCCCTCCAACACTAATCGACGACCACAGCGCCACGGAACTATCCCCGTGTTCCCCAACAATGTACGCCTCAACGTCCTGCGCATTAACATCCAGGTGCTCAGCTATCATGAAGCAGAACCGTGAAGAATCCAGGTTGGTGCCGGTTCCAATCACTCTATTCGACGGGAACCCCGAGAGCTTCCAGGCCACGTAGGTCAGAATGTCCACCGGGTTCGACACCACCAGGAGTATGGCCTCCGGGCTGTGCTCCACCACCTGCGGAACGATGCTCTTGAAAAGCTGCAAGTTCCGTTCAACCAGCGACAACCGGGACTCCCCTTCCCGTTGTCGTGCACCCGCCGTGATTATGCAGATGTCCGAACCGGCGGAGACAGTATAGTCGCTACCCGCCACGATCTTCGTCCGGGGCAAAAAGGCGGCGGCGTGTTGTAGGTCCAGCATTTCTCCCCTTAGCTTCTCTGCATCCACGTCTACCAAGGCTAACTCACTGGTGAGCTCCTGGGTCAGAATCGTTTGCGCCACCGCCATGCCCACATTTCCCACGCCCACTACTGTGATCTTCGTGTTTCTGGTATTGGGATGCAGTGGCTCTGCACCTTCGATTGGCTTGAAGAAGGTGCTGGCTATGTCTATGCCCAAATCGCCTGAACTCATGCTTTTTCGACCCTTCTCCATCTTGTTTGGTTTCTTCAGACTTGAGCCTCGCTTAATATAGTCATCGGTTGCCTCGAGGTCAAGGAAAACATAGCGGCGAATCTCACCATTGCATGTTCGTTTCTAGAAGTCATGGGTAGCAGATAATGGAATAAGTCTTTGTATTACAACCGCCTTTTCGCCCCCTGATTGCCATTATAAACCACCTAGAAGCTTGTTTCATGTGCTGAAACTTCATATGGGTGCCGTCAGATCGTAATGATCAGTGAATTGACCAACTGAAATACCTAATCGAGAAGGCTGAACTGGTCATCCAAACCGCCGCCCACAAACAACGACATATTGTTTTGCTTCCTTTCCAGGCAAATTTTCTTTCTTGGCGACTCATGAAGGTGACACCAGTATGGGAAAAAACTGACATACGGAAGGGTTGAGATTTGTACGTAACTTGAAGCCCTTTTCACAGGTTTTTTTATAATAAACTGAAGTATTTGTTCGCTTGGTCGCTAGCTGCCTTCTTAGAAGGCTTGAATGAAGGATGCTTGCTACGTCAAAGGGAGCGGTtgtaatatataaatttttatcaTAAATATGATCAAAAGTACATCAAGAATGTTCCATAAATAATGATATTAtacataataattttatttttttttgacatGCTTAAACTATGGCCTTTATTTTCAAgtgtttgtatatatacatataatcataattaattatgattatagtGTGTAAAAATAAGATACAATGTAATATTACATAGATATGTAGTATATTTTATTACttgatttttattaattttgattcattttgaattatgttaatttttattatttattcatatatactttcatttatttgttatttattctaatattattattttatatttaagatttttttatattaatattggtTAACATGGTTCAATTTTGAAGAGTGTGAGAATGAATCTAATATTCTagcttttttgttcttttatacTAGTTGTGATAAGCAAACTTGACATATATTGGCATGACATGTTTTTCATGATATTCAAGGACGTTTAGTGTGGACCTACTTTCATAGGAAGAACAATTACAAAGCACTTCAATTGTAACAAACAAAAGAGGAATCATATTTACAATGTCATCATATAGGCTTACATGTATGCATATGTTGTCTTCAATATATCTAATTGTCAGTAATTTATCCCACTAAATTATGTTGAGCTAGGAGAATGCACCAACATATTGACTAAATAATTTCCTCAATGGCATCCCTAGACACCacatatcaaaaaggaaaatatgagaaaaTATTCGAGCACATATTCTATTAGATTATTATGATAGATTAGGTCCATGTTAGTTGAGATTAAACTCATGATACTCAAGATCAACCTCCATCATTTTTTAAGCTAGTTTCAATTTTGAGATAGTCATTAGATTAAGGCCATTATTTTTTGGAGATGAATCATTTTCTTGGATTCATTAGGTCCAGAGTCATTCCTATAACCATGGTATACCCATGTCAATTAAAAATATCTACTATTTAAATTAATGCTATGCAATCAGAAATAGCTATCCAACCATCAAGATGCACCCGGAAATTAATAAATGAAGGTTACATAACTAAAATTTAATGTAAAAAGTTGCAAGCCAATGAGAAGTCAAAACTTTAATTGTGTAGCATCCAACCATTGATACCATAATACATCATGATGATTGGATAGTTGTTTCTGCCATCATATAGGAAACATGTACGATTGATATGGCGGATATTGTGGATAAAGATACATATTTGGCGGTAATTGGTAGGGTGATGGGCAATAAATTATGTAGAGAAAATATCAGAAGATGGATTAGAACAAATTGGGATTCGGCCAGAGAAGTGCACTTTATGGCCAAGCAATTTTTTGTAATTGAATTCGAGAGTGAAACAAGCTGAGACGATGTCCTTAAACAGGGCCCGTGGAGGATTGATGAACAGTTGGTTTATTTTCAAAAATGGGTTCCAAATTTTGATATAACGGTCATGTGCCCAGAAGAATCACCGTTATGGATTAGACTTTATCATCTTCCAATTGAATTTTGCACCGAAGAATGTATTTTAAAGATTGGGTTTCAATTAGGTCTCCCTTTAGAAATGGATATGGGAGAAGATGACCAGATTAATTTCGTAAGATTAAAAATTCTGACATAGATCAGAAGTCTTCCATATTCCATTCAATTGAAAACATCGGCTGGGGTATGGCGACAGAGGATTGAAGTTGAAGAAGAgaatttgttttgttttaattGTCGCAGCAGGAAACATAATACAAATCTCTGTAAATTACGTGGGAGGAAGGAATGGCAGAGGAAAGCCCAGACTAATGAGAGGCCGGTGATGGATGAAATACAAAATAATAGGAATCTGGCAGTTATTCCTAGTGAAGTAAGTGATGAAAGCCCAAAATTTGTTGAACCTGTGGCAACAAGTCAGAAAATGATTTCGTCAGAGAATTGGGCAGTTCTTTTGGCTGATCAAAAGGATGTATTGGAAAAGGATTTTCAGAAACCAGAACTGGGGAAGGGTAAGGGCTAAAACGGGTAGAAAGGCCAACAATAGGAAGAGGGCGAAGGATGGTTTACTGCTTGACCAAACTTCTATTAGAACTTATATGACAAGATCCAAGGGAGGAGGCCCTTCCCTCGGGAGGAGATGAGAGTCCTCACTTGGAACGCCCCTAACAAGAGGCGCATGGTCAAGCGACAAATATGCAAAAGTGAGTCAAATCGAGATGGAGAAATTTATTAACCAATGCGCAGGATGGATTGGTTGTGCTTCTGGTGCGAATGGTGCTTCTGGTGGTTTATGTATCATGGTGAAAGGTAAGAAAGTGTCCATTCGAATGTTGAGAACAGCTTTGTTATGGATGAAAGTTGAGATAAAAAGTTTGGACTTGAATCTCCATTTCATTTTGTATAATTTTTATGGTCCTACTAAGACAACAGACAAGAGAGAACTATGGAATAGCATTGATGATAACATGAAGCAGCATGGGGAAAGGATTATTCTTGGAGGGGATTTCAATGCTATCCTCCATGCGGATGACAAAATTGGAGGCCTAGGTAGGATGGGTCAAGTCCAGGCTGATTTTGCTAATTTTGTTCGGAATTGCGGTCTGACAAATATTGTTCCCTCAAATGGGAAATatacatggacaaatagaaggaaAGGCCTATATAACATAACAGAGAGTTTAGATAGGTTTTTAATCTCAGATGACTGGAGTATTCGAGACGTTCAATTTAGTTCCTTGATTATCCAATGTCAAATTTCAGATCATTTTCCAGTGGAACTTTTTGTATTTGAAGATTCTAGACCAGCTAGAGTTCAATTTAAATTTGAAAGCATGTGGTTCAGATGGCCAAATTTCATTCAAATTATGAAAGTATGGTGGGAGGAATTAGAACAATTCAACGACACAAAGATGCTTGTTTTCTACAGGAAACTCAAAGCACTCAAAGAAAAATTAAGAACATAGAACAAGACCACTTTCGAAAACATATTTGGTGAAAAGATTCGGATTGAGTAGGAGATGGAGGCACTTAGTGAATATATTATTCAGAATGGCATGTCTACGACAAAATTTCTCAGAGAGAAGGATTTGATCATGGAATATGAGGAGATCCTTGCTAGGGAGGAAGTCTACTGGAGGTCCAAATCTCAAGATGAATGGTTGAAAGCAGGCGATCAAAACACGAAATTTTTCCATAACTCTATAAAGGTAAGGAGAAATTGGAATATAATATCAATGGTCCTTAATCAGGATGAGCTTATGCTGACAGAGAGAGAGGATATCGAGAAGGAAGGGATCAGGTTCTTCGATGAACTTCTAGGAGGAGACAGTCGGTCAGAATGTTGGAATATGGACATTTTGGAGGTCATCCCAGAGCTAGTGTCAGAGGATGAGAGTAAGTATTTATGTGGGGCGCTCTTTGAAGAGGAGGCGAAGACAACCACTTTCCAGCTTGGCGCTAAGGCCCCGGGGCCTGACGGTTTCACTGCCTAGGTGTTCCAAAAATGTTGGAGTTTTATGGGGAAAGAAATAACTGGGGTGGTTGAGGAATCCAAGAGGAAGGGAGTCATTCTAAAGGAGTTGAATAACACTAATATTGTCTTGATCCCCAAAAAATAGGAAATATCCACCTTTGCAGACTTCAGGCCGGTCTCTTTGTGCAACACGATCtacaaaattatttcaaaagtGATGGCGATTAGACTGAAGATTCCGCTACCCAATATTATTTTAATTGAAGAGAGTGGTTTTATGCAAGGCAAGAACATAGCTCATGGAGTCATTATTGCTCATGAAGTTCTACATTCGATAAAAAAAGGAGAACATGAAAGGTATGATTATTAAACTCGATATTCGTAAGGCTTATGATAATGTTCAATTGAGATTTttcatattgattttgaagaaattttggttttgtaaAAAATGGCTTGATTGGGTGTGGGGTTGTATCTCCACACCACGGTACTCTGTTATGTTAAATGGTGCTCCATGTGGTTTCTTTCAAGGAGCAAGGGTGTTAAGACATGGGGATCCTTTATCCCCATTTTTATTCATCCTAATGGTAGAGACCTTAAGAAGAAAGATAAAGTTGGGGATTGAAGATTGGAACAGACTTTAGGTTGTGCCATCAATGCCAACTTTCATGTATCAACTCTTTGTAGATGACACACTTCTGTATGGATAATCTACTATGACAAAAGCAGCTAGAATCAAGGCGACTCTAGATGAATATTGTGCAGCCTTCGGTCAATTAGTAAACAAAGAGAAATCATGTATTTACTTCTTTAACACGAGTGAGAAGGTGCAGAAGATGATTGAAGTTGTCCTGGGTTTTCCCTACAAGAAGTTCCCAACGATTTATTGGGTGTGTCGCTCACTAATGACATGGTGAGGAATGATCTATGGGAGGAAACCATTGATAAAATGAGTAAGAAGACCGAGTTGTGGAAGGGAAGATGGTTGATGTATGCAGGAAGGATCACCATGATCACAGTAGGGTTGGTTGTTGTTCCTATATATCTTTTATCCACCATGAAAGTAACGAAGAAGGTTGTCGGGGATATGAATAAATTACAAAGGAAATTTATGTGGGATGGAGCCATAGATCAACATTGTATCCCATTGATGGCATGGGACTTGGCGAAAAATCTAAAGAAGAGGGCAGTGCAGGGATCAAAGATATTATGACCCAAAATAAAGCCTTAGTGGCAAAATTGATATGACATATGGTCAAGGAACCTTTTGTTGgaaatatgatggaattgattatgtattgcattgatggcaacaccgactattttggttgtttaccggtttccagttggtttcactagagtggttggattatgatattgatccagtatgctccgatatgctttggttggtggaattggtttcgattggttattcatgtgttctgatGCGTATCACGTtctgttggtattgacttgatgaccagatgctatcttatgttctagtaagcttgctttattggtccggtaagggtttcacccgcagagctttattgaagatctttgttgtaatgcataagtggtgttggtgcagcttctagaagggattcaagatgttgatggttattgtGTTCGTAtctcgactgattggtgtcatttctttagcgtgtgtggatctaatttatgtccggtgctatctaggttatggaccggtttcatgaaacatgttggtggatcctccaaTGCGCTTCCGGgatattttattgattggatgatgtttgtttggccttaggccgacatgctttatgattttattttaggattatgtaatgttGCCCCATTTGCCCCTCGGGCTCTATTGAATTATcgtttgggtggccgacctaattggttaggtcctgggttggtataaatatatgtaagatcattgtagatcatatatatggATGGATATATGGTAAGgaagaataatgtaataatcatttgtgcagaggatttgttcgatcataggtgatcgagttgggtttatgtaagaggttttagacctctagtattacgcttaaccggaactgtaatctggcatgtttgatgctatcaccgaaAATTCTTCTCACTGGGttgtagtccaaatatcttgaggtggttgacatctctgtattcagtgagactccattgtgatgagaaatacgctctaggcagtgtgccttcctgcatgtgcaagccccttattgtaatatttattcatctgatcagtggatagatattgtgggtctccaatcccaccatggtatttcctccttgaggttttccatgtataaatctatggtgttatggtgttcatctttatggttgcattgtttcttattgttatatgcttttatgtttatcggTTGTTGAGttattgtattaataaggttaaatttctcagttccggtagaacattgattcacccccccctcagtgttcttggattccaacaccttTGGCCTTGTGGAGTCAACTCTTAAGGCATAAATATTTGGATGATTAATCTCCAAACCATATCCTTACCATTGCTAATCCCCCAAATAGGTTGGCAATCTGTAATTTTATGTTGAAGTGTCGAGAGGTGATCATAGAGCATCTTTCATGGAAAGTTGGAAGCAATGAAAGAGCTTTGTTCTGGTCAGACTCATGGAACAATTATGCTCCATTAAACAGTATAGAAGGTGTGGCAAATGATTGAACCACTACATGTGCACAGATTGGTCTCAAAATCAAAGATTATTTAGAAAGAAAAAATGTAGGAAAATGGCAATGGAAGGATTTAAGGAGGCTCTACCCAATTGAAGGTGGTAAAGTTATGGAGGAATTACAATAGAGGCATATTTTTTGTAATCAAAATGAGGATTATATTATCTAGTGTGCTGCGAAGTCGGGATAATATTCAACCAAATCAAGGTATATAAGATTCAAATTGTAGAAGGGAACAGATGTGTATGGCAGCACTTATGTTGGAATGACCACATCTTACCTAAGGCTGGAGCCTTTGCATGGTTGGAGACCTATCATAAGGTCTTAGCAGAGGATAGATTGATGAAAATTGGATTCCATGGTCCATTCAGGTGTCCGATGTGTAATGAGCATAAGGAAAATGTGGACCATTTGATTGCAACTTGTCCTTTCACAAGTGAATGTTGGTCCTTCTTCTATAATAAATTAAATTGGTCTGGTTCTCTTCTTGGTACTCTACAAGGGATCTTTGAGAGTTGACCAACATTGTATAAATCCTTTGTGTGGAACAGTTTGTGGTATGCAACCTCAACCCAAATTGTGTGGCACATTAGGAGGGAAAGGAACACAAGGATTTTCAATGATAAAATCTCCTCGGTGCTTACAGTCATTAATGGCATTGAAATCGGAATAAGTGAGCATATCAATAGTAAAAATTAGAGAATAAAAACATATTGTGTACTCAAGTTGGGATAAAGCGGTGAGCAGTAAGTGGCCACATCTTATTCCTTTGAAAGAAGTGGTTCCTAATAATCAGGCTAGAGAGGAAGCGTGGTGGATTCTTCCACCAACAGGTCGATTGAAGTTGAACTTCGATGGTGCCTCCAGAGGCAATCTGAGGCCTGGTGCCTCCAGAGGCAATCTGAGGCCTTTCGGAGCAGgatttattattcaaatgaaaggggACATATGGTTTGGGGAGGTTCGATAAAACTTCCGGAAGGTACAAATAACGATGCAGAAAATGCGGCATTGCTTGGCGACCTCAAACTTTGCAAAGAGAAAAATCTTCGGATGATAGACATTGAGGGACACTCACTCAATGTTATTAGACCAATAGCTATGAGATCAGCTCTGAGTTGGAAATTGGAGATGTGGGTTGAAGGCATAATGGATATTTTGAAGGATATGGATTATACGATTAAGCACGTGTTTAGGGAGATCAACAAGGAAGCATAATTTTTTCTAATCATGCCATTGATCAAGAGGACAAGGCTATCATTTCAAATTGTATTGATAGTGGGACGAGTCTATACCAAATTGCCGCCAATGGCAGTAGATGAGGTACGAAGTTATGGAGTAGAGTGCTAAGGGATTAGACCATTACCGAGTTGGCAAGGGTTATGCATGAACGATGATCATTTCTTAGGATCTTCTTTTGGTAGAATTCTTGAAGATACACTAGGTCCTTCACAATGGAAATACTACTGACCCACCAGGCTTGCTAAAAAATACTATTGATCCCTAGGAAGGCTTGTGCATTAAATAAGGGTAGTGCGAAAGTTTCACAAACATTGGATGTAGATTTATTTGTGGCTTGTGAAAAAAACTCCAAGATTTTAGAAGTCAACTCTTTGTTTTAATAAAGGGGAGTTAAagggaggaaggaaaagaaagaaaagctaaacaaaGGTGAAGCACTAGGAGAAAATATTTTACAACACTTTAATTCCCTTTGTGAGAATCATAAGAAAACTTTGATTGATGAGGATCAACACATCACACCACAACCCTTCATTGTTAGAAGGAGAATGAAATGCACAAAGTGACTCAAACATAGGGCATAAGTTTTAAATCCTCTTGTGGGAAGGACTTTCCAAGGCTCATTGAAAGTAGAACATTTCTTTAGGGTTCTCATAATAACTAACCATTCTTAAAAGTAATGGCATAATCCAATTCCTAATCTAAGAGTAATGATCGAGTAAATTCTACTAATGAACCATCAAATTAAGAAGAATTTTAGAACCCAAAATGAGTATACAACAATTACTTATAAATCAAAATGACATAGAGCACATCAACATAAGAAAAGCAAGTGAAAGGAAAACAGAGGCACAGTCTAGTGCCCAACCTAAGAACAAACATGCCAAGGTCATATCATAGATACAAATTACTGAACTTTAAGACattctttgattttttgaaagaaagggaattacaaaaaaaattctttcacAAAAGTGTTGAATTCCTATTACATGAATGCCC contains these protein-coding regions:
- the LOC131042863 gene encoding L-lactate dehydrogenase B-like, which gives rise to MEKGRKSMSSGDLGIDIASTFFKPIEGAEPLHPNTRNTKITVVGVGNVGMAVAQTILTQELTSELALVDVDAEKLRGEMLDLQHAAAFLPRTKIVAGSDYTVSAGSDICIITAGARQREGESRLSLVERNLQLFKSIVPQVVEHSPEAILLVVSNPVDILTYVAWKLSGFPSNRVIGTGTNLDSSRFCFMIAEHLDVNAQDVEAYIVGEHGDSSVALWSSISVGGMPVLGFLNKQEIPYEKHQLEAIHRAVVDSAYEVIELKGYTCWAIGYSAANLVKSLLRNQRRIHPVSVLAKGFHGIEDEVFLSLPSLIGRRGVLSAVNFHLTEEETQQLRLSAQAIHDVQKQLSI